In one window of Heptranchias perlo isolate sHepPer1 chromosome 4, sHepPer1.hap1, whole genome shotgun sequence DNA:
- the LOC137320572 gene encoding claudin-23-like has translation MRTPVVMILGVVLAPAGYVLILTCTVAPAWRDVTEIPSGALDEIHHQGLWEICRDLQSVRQLSCGLSDDAYFDHQVISIARGLMIASLVVSAAGILVASWGVRCWAEFPNHAIAGGGGIILVIGGVLTLIPVSWYTDQLRQIPNTVAGAELTVGYALVLGFIGGSLIVIGGIHLMFSFGKLCKSTSSPAKKYYPKGSTLPQNRYPTGISNPVTVTDAPYTSRSTPAPWDDDL, from the coding sequence ATGCGGACCCCTGTGGTGATGATCCTGGGGGTGGTCCTTGCCCCCGCGGGGTATGTGCTGATCCTCACCTGTACCGTGGCTCCTGCCTGGAGAGACGTGACCGAGATCCCCAGCGGGGCTCTGGATGAGATCCACCACCAGGGGCTATGGGAGATCTGCAGGGACCTGCAGTCGGTCCGGCAGCTGTCCTGCGGGTTGAGCGACGATGCCTACTTTGACCATCAAGTGATCAGCATAGCGAGAGGTCTGATGATCGCCTCCTTGGTGGTGTCCGCTGCTGGGATCCTGGTGGCCTCTTGGGGAGTTCGCTGCTGGGCGGAATTCCCCAACCATGcgatagcgggaggaggagggatcATCCTTGTGATCGGAGGGGTCTTAACTCTGATCCCCGTCTCCTGGTACACGGATCAACTCAGGCAGATCCCGAACACGGTGGCTGGCGCCGAACTCACTGTTGGATACGCCCTGGTCCTCGGCTTCATTGGCGGTAGCCTAATTGTCATCGGTGGCATTCACCTGATGTTTAGTTTCGGCAAGTTGTGCAAAAGCACGAGTTCACCGGCAAAGAAATATTACCCGAAGGGCTCAACCCTGCCTCAGAACAGATATCCCACTGGGATTTCCAACCCAGTCACAGTAACAGACGCACCATACACCAGTCGCTCTACTCCAGCTCCCTGGGATGACGATTTGTAG